In Fibrobacter sp. UWT2, a single window of DNA contains:
- the hisI gene encoding phosphoribosyl-AMP cyclohydrolase yields the protein MKFDELIKEIKFEVVVDGVALAPAIVQDADKGDVLMMAWMNEEALRRTHECGEMVFWSRSRKEYWHKGDTSGNVMTVVEWAADCDSDALLFKVRMQGPQVACHTGARSCFFKKCEK from the coding sequence GATTAAAGAGATTAAATTCGAAGTCGTTGTGGACGGCGTTGCACTTGCCCCCGCAATCGTTCAAGATGCAGATAAGGGCGATGTTCTCATGATGGCATGGATGAACGAAGAAGCACTCCGCCGCACACACGAATGTGGCGAAATGGTGTTCTGGAGCCGTAGCCGCAAGGAATACTGGCACAAGGGCGACACCAGCGGAAACGTGATGACCGTCGTGGAATGGGCCGCCGACTGCGACAGCGACGCTTTACTCTTTAAGGTTCGCATGCAGGGTCCGCAGGTGGCTTGCCACACGGGTGCCCGCAGCTGCTTCTTTAAAAAATGTGAAAAATAA
- a CDS encoding histidine-type phosphatase, with amino-acid sequence MKKILALLLTMAISGFAQDRHQMGSNYYAYPTPTAKYTKAPAGYKPFYLSHYGRHGSRFHQPADHYHALYNTLAKADSLGKLTDLGKSLLERAKYLDEYAAPRAGDLTQLGVAQHQGIAKRMVKNFPEVFKNDAYVEAYASTSVRCVVSMAAFLEELHAQKPKVEIHQESGKYLMSFISPLDFGKIINESNTPAWQKENEKLYSHVNPTRMMRAIFNDSNYIKKNVDGGDLLSKIYEIGNSLQGSPEIEFNFDDLWTDEELTARWHAQNAWWYSVLGNNSFAKKQGLENARPLLKNVLDEADKVIAADTTKADKTAKKTTATLRFGHDTVIIPFAVLLQLENGSMNTGIETADMENLHKVWRDYEITPMAANVQFIFYKSAKKGSPILVKVMLNEIEQKLPVTCDTATVKNCPAAPYYRWDDVREFYRK; translated from the coding sequence ATGAAAAAAATTCTCGCACTATTGCTCACGATGGCGATTTCGGGATTTGCCCAGGACCGTCACCAGATGGGTAGCAACTACTACGCCTACCCCACTCCGACCGCCAAGTATACCAAGGCTCCCGCCGGCTACAAGCCGTTTTACCTGAGCCATTACGGCAGACACGGCAGCCGCTTTCACCAGCCTGCCGACCATTACCATGCTCTGTACAACACGCTCGCCAAGGCCGATTCCTTAGGCAAGCTCACCGATTTGGGTAAAAGCCTGCTTGAACGCGCCAAGTACCTGGACGAATACGCCGCCCCGCGCGCAGGCGATTTGACCCAGCTCGGCGTGGCCCAGCACCAGGGAATCGCAAAGCGCATGGTCAAGAACTTCCCCGAAGTGTTCAAGAACGATGCCTACGTTGAAGCCTACGCTAGCACTAGCGTGCGCTGCGTCGTTAGCATGGCCGCATTCCTCGAAGAACTGCATGCACAAAAGCCCAAGGTCGAGATTCACCAGGAATCGGGCAAATACTTGATGAGTTTTATCAGCCCGCTTGATTTCGGCAAAATTATCAACGAATCGAACACGCCCGCATGGCAAAAGGAAAACGAAAAGCTATACAGCCATGTGAATCCGACACGCATGATGCGCGCCATATTCAACGATTCCAACTACATCAAGAAGAATGTAGACGGAGGCGATCTTTTAAGCAAGATTTATGAAATCGGAAACAGCCTGCAAGGCAGCCCCGAAATCGAATTCAATTTTGACGATTTGTGGACCGACGAAGAACTCACCGCTCGCTGGCACGCGCAAAATGCCTGGTGGTATAGCGTTCTCGGCAACAATTCCTTCGCCAAAAAGCAGGGCCTCGAAAACGCACGCCCGCTCCTGAAAAACGTTCTGGACGAAGCCGACAAGGTGATTGCCGCCGACACGACAAAGGCCGACAAGACTGCCAAAAAGACAACGGCCACACTCCGCTTCGGACACGATACTGTAATCATTCCGTTCGCCGTATTGCTGCAATTAGAAAACGGTTCGATGAATACCGGAATTGAAACCGCCGACATGGAAAACCTGCACAAAGTCTGGCGCGACTACGAAATCACCCCGATGGCCGCGAACGTGCAATTTATCTTCTACAAGTCCGCCAAGAAAGGCTCCCCCATTTTGGTAAAGGTGATGCTCAACGAAATCGAGCAAAAACTGCCCGTGACATGCGATACAGCAACAGTAAAGAACTGCCCCGCCGCGCCATATTACCGCTGGGACGACGTAAGAGAGTTCTATAGAAAGTAA
- the ftsH gene encoding ATP-dependent zinc metalloprotease FtsH codes for MSQGKPTPPYRSKNFIILLVMILLLFVMFPLAGKDGENNITRTEFLAMMGDSTKVITELSLQKTPDGVIIEGKREMSAEEKAEAKKSQSALARFTKSADNGNTKAFRSHMLEVSNDQITAWEMFKGVKVKVIHESSTWLDTIVAFLPAILLIVFFYLMMNRQMGGGGKGPFSFGKSQAKQLNGKQKTTFNDVAGCDEAKQDLQELVEFLKDPKKFDSLGGRIPKGALLVGPPGTGKTLLARAVAGEAGVPFFSMSGSDFVEMFVGVGASRVRDLFETGKKNAPCILFIDEIDAVGRQRGAGLGGGHDEREQTLNQLLVEMDGFTANEGVILIAATNRPDVLDKALLRPGRFDRQIVVGLPDLKGREEILKVHLKKRKVPLADDVDVKAVAKGTPGLAGADLENLVNEAALLAARFNNKKVTMLDFEEARDKLSMGAERRTLLMTDEEKRHTAYHEAGHALMTLLCKHSDPLHKITIIPRGRALGVTMSLPERDQVSYSREYAEERIMIMMSGRLAELIFFNHQSTGASNDIQRATELARKMVTEWGFDDEIGPVCYSRTDGEVFLGREISKPKEMSEMMAEKIDNAVNNLIKRLDLAAKKLIEENKDKLIDLAEALFEFEVLDREEIDRVMAGEKLTGTKKSRQYKALEEMEEKKKRENTPPPDPGKQPPVAPVTDAPVAEIKPAPAAGTTPAKDGDAQSSTVESHQENS; via the coding sequence ATGAGTCAAGGAAAACCTACTCCCCCCTACCGTAGCAAGAACTTTATCATTTTGTTGGTGATGATTCTTTTGTTGTTCGTCATGTTCCCGCTTGCAGGGAAAGACGGCGAAAACAACATTACGCGCACCGAATTTTTGGCCATGATGGGCGACTCCACCAAGGTCATTACCGAACTTTCGCTCCAGAAGACCCCCGATGGCGTGATTATCGAAGGTAAACGCGAAATGAGTGCCGAAGAAAAGGCTGAAGCGAAAAAGAGCCAGAGCGCTCTCGCCCGTTTCACCAAATCAGCCGACAACGGCAACACGAAAGCCTTCCGTAGCCACATGCTCGAAGTGAGCAACGACCAAATTACCGCCTGGGAAATGTTCAAAGGCGTCAAAGTCAAGGTCATTCACGAATCCAGCACCTGGCTCGACACGATTGTCGCATTCTTGCCCGCAATTCTCCTGATCGTATTCTTCTACCTGATGATGAACCGCCAGATGGGTGGCGGCGGCAAGGGTCCGTTCAGCTTTGGCAAGAGCCAGGCAAAACAGTTGAACGGTAAGCAGAAGACCACCTTTAATGATGTGGCCGGTTGCGACGAAGCCAAGCAAGATTTGCAGGAGCTCGTCGAATTCCTGAAGGACCCGAAAAAATTCGATTCCCTCGGCGGACGTATTCCGAAGGGAGCTTTGCTCGTTGGCCCTCCGGGTACCGGTAAGACGCTCCTTGCCCGCGCTGTTGCAGGCGAAGCAGGTGTACCGTTCTTTAGCATGTCCGGTTCTGACTTTGTGGAAATGTTCGTGGGCGTGGGCGCTAGCCGCGTGCGCGACCTCTTCGAAACCGGCAAGAAGAACGCTCCGTGCATTCTGTTCATCGATGAAATTGACGCCGTAGGTCGCCAGCGTGGCGCTGGTCTCGGTGGCGGTCACGATGAACGCGAACAGACTTTGAACCAGTTGCTGGTGGAAATGGACGGCTTTACCGCCAACGAAGGCGTGATTTTGATTGCAGCAACCAACCGCCCCGACGTGCTCGACAAGGCTTTGTTGCGCCCCGGCCGCTTTGACCGCCAGATTGTGGTGGGACTCCCCGACCTGAAAGGCCGCGAAGAAATCTTGAAGGTTCACCTGAAAAAGCGTAAGGTTCCTCTGGCCGACGACGTGGATGTAAAGGCTGTCGCAAAGGGAACTCCTGGTCTTGCAGGTGCAGACCTCGAAAACTTGGTGAACGAAGCCGCCCTCTTGGCCGCTCGTTTCAACAACAAGAAAGTCACGATGCTCGACTTCGAAGAAGCCCGCGACAAGCTCAGCATGGGTGCCGAGCGCCGCACGCTCCTGATGACCGACGAAGAAAAGCGCCACACCGCTTACCACGAAGCAGGCCACGCTTTGATGACGCTCTTGTGCAAGCATTCCGACCCGCTCCACAAGATTACGATTATTCCGCGTGGACGCGCCCTCGGCGTGACCATGAGTCTGCCCGAACGCGACCAGGTAAGCTACAGCCGCGAATACGCCGAAGAACGCATCATGATTATGATGTCTGGCCGCCTCGCCGAACTCATCTTCTTCAACCACCAGAGCACGGGCGCCAGCAACGACATTCAGCGCGCTACTGAACTTGCCCGCAAGATGGTGACGGAATGGGGCTTCGATGACGAAATCGGACCGGTATGCTACAGCCGCACCGACGGCGAAGTGTTCCTCGGCCGCGAAATTAGCAAGCCGAAAGAAATGTCTGAAATGATGGCCGAAAAGATCGACAACGCAGTGAACAATCTCATCAAGCGTTTAGACTTGGCCGCCAAGAAACTCATCGAAGAAAACAAGGACAAGCTCATCGACCTTGCCGAAGCACTATTCGAATTCGAAGTGCTTGACCGCGAAGAAATTGACCGCGTGATGGCCGGCGAAAAACTGACCGGCACCAAGAAGAGCCGCCAGTACAAGGCGCTCGAAGAAATGGAAGAAAAGAAGAAGCGCGAAAACACGCCGCCTCCTGATCCGGGCAAGCAACCGCCGGTAGCACCGGTCACTGATGCACCCGTAGCAGAAATCAAGCCCGCACCCGCCGCAGGAACCACTCCTGCAAAAGACGGCGATGCCCAATCATCTACTGTAGAATCTCATCAGGAAAATTCGTAA
- the cdaA gene encoding diadenylate cyclase CdaA codes for MILFKLFGIIDVRPADILDVLLISIIIYYIFLLFRGTRAAQMIFGGLLLILAWIIAQWWELHTVVWLISNLATLGIIALVILFQPEIRSALTRIGQAASKLDFHNLFFHSSGLDEITKTIASACQDLAKTHTGALIVLEKRVGLRNYADTGEILDARISSRLLRALFFPNSALHDGAVIMNTKRIIAAGCILPMPTGNAEKEAGYGMRHRAAKALAAECDALVIVVSEETGYISIAYRNTLRRNISVAELKQEIIRHWGELFNDVRESAKSETAEEKAG; via the coding sequence ATGATTCTGTTTAAGCTATTCGGGATTATCGATGTGCGTCCAGCAGATATTCTGGACGTGCTCCTGATTTCGATTATCATTTACTACATCTTCTTGCTGTTCCGCGGTACGCGTGCCGCCCAGATGATTTTCGGTGGATTGCTCTTGATTCTTGCCTGGATTATTGCGCAATGGTGGGAACTCCATACCGTCGTGTGGCTTATCAGTAACCTTGCAACCCTCGGTATTATCGCTCTCGTGATTCTTTTCCAGCCCGAAATTCGAAGCGCCCTCACCCGTATCGGTCAGGCCGCAAGTAAACTCGATTTTCACAACCTGTTTTTCCATTCCAGCGGTCTCGACGAAATCACCAAGACCATCGCAAGCGCCTGCCAAGACCTGGCAAAGACACACACCGGTGCGCTGATTGTGCTTGAAAAGCGCGTAGGCCTGCGTAACTACGCCGACACCGGTGAAATCTTGGACGCCCGAATCAGCTCTAGACTTTTACGTGCCCTCTTCTTCCCGAATTCCGCCTTGCACGATGGCGCAGTCATCATGAACACCAAGCGCATTATTGCCGCCGGCTGTATCTTGCCCATGCCCACGGGTAACGCCGAAAAAGAAGCGGGCTACGGCATGCGTCACCGCGCCGCCAAGGCATTGGCCGCCGAATGCGACGCCCTTGTGATTGTAGTGTCCGAAGAAACTGGCTACATCTCTATCGCCTACCGCAACACGCTGCGCAGAAACATCAGCGTCGCCGAACTCAAGCAAGAAATCATTCGCCACTGGGGCGAACTCTTTAACGACGTCCGCGAATCGGCAAAGTCCGAAACCGCCGAAGAAAAGGCAGGGTAG
- the tilS gene encoding tRNA lysidine(34) synthetase TilS produces the protein MKDSIADSIRRHGFKRLLLAVSGGLDSICLAHYFIKNREALGIEWLGIAHVHHGLRVGTADRDAAFVEAFAKKHNIPFFLKKLDGEALKNAEGSLEENAREARYKALAEITQDDSFLPHKTSYLKGSVATDLIPHTSLVIVTAHHAGDQAETMYMRLRRGTTLAGLKGIQEVRGNIYRPFLNVTRAELLAYARENNLEWCEDESNSDVKFARNKVRHEFLPQLEKECPGAATQLCRIAQLADKAYAKVIEECDAMFQETLPLKQVQGQGDTAPFSHLKGSEATDLTPHTIIALNKKALRKILREHACTDLSEMFRLWLSEQGFRFPIGFFYDQKEPAHLKIPVRAAYRKRSIVKNGSTVFICEFESVEAALKFVSCK, from the coding sequence TTGAAAGATTCCATTGCAGATAGTATTCGACGTCATGGGTTCAAGCGCCTGTTGCTTGCGGTTTCGGGCGGTCTAGATTCTATTTGTCTGGCGCATTATTTCATCAAGAATCGCGAAGCGCTCGGGATTGAATGGCTGGGAATTGCGCATGTACATCATGGACTGCGGGTCGGAACAGCCGACCGCGATGCCGCATTTGTTGAAGCTTTCGCGAAAAAACATAACATTCCATTTTTCTTGAAAAAGCTAGATGGCGAAGCGCTAAAAAATGCCGAAGGGTCACTCGAAGAAAACGCGAGAGAAGCCAGGTACAAAGCATTAGCAGAAATCACTCAGGATGACTCATTTCTCCCGCATAAAACCTCATACCTCAAAGGGAGCGTAGCGACCGACCTCATTCCTCATACCTCATTAGTCATTGTAACGGCGCATCATGCGGGCGACCAAGCGGAAACCATGTACATGCGACTCCGCCGAGGAACAACGCTAGCAGGCCTCAAGGGAATTCAAGAAGTACGAGGCAACATTTACCGTCCTTTTCTGAATGTGACTCGAGCGGAACTTCTTGCGTATGCTCGTGAAAATAATCTTGAGTGGTGCGAAGACGAAAGCAATTCCGATGTAAAATTCGCACGAAACAAGGTGCGGCACGAATTTCTCCCGCAGCTGGAAAAAGAATGCCCAGGCGCTGCGACGCAATTGTGCAGAATTGCCCAGTTGGCAGACAAGGCGTATGCGAAAGTAATTGAAGAATGCGACGCGATGTTTCAAGAGACCCTTCCCCTGAAACAAGTTCAGGGTCAGGGTGACACGGCTCCATTCTCACACCTCAAAGGGAGCGAAGCGACCGACCTCACACCTCATACCATCATCGCTTTGAACAAGAAGGCTCTCCGCAAAATTCTGCGGGAGCATGCCTGTACGGACTTATCGGAAATGTTCCGTTTGTGGCTTTCGGAGCAGGGTTTCCGCTTCCCGATTGGGTTCTTCTACGACCAAAAAGAGCCCGCACATCTTAAAATTCCCGTACGCGCCGCTTACCGCAAGCGTTCTATCGTCAAAAACGGCTCAACCGTCTTCATTTGCGAATTTGAAAGCGTCGAGGCAGCCCTAAAATTTGTATCTTGCAAGTGA
- the folP gene encoding dihydropteroate synthase, whose amino-acid sequence MFKEVLDHSRSLPWKIGNKVLPCKTPLIMGIVNVTPDSFFDGGKHNKPDAAYEHAMMLLDQGAEILDIGGESSRPGSAPVNLQEELDRVCPVVERLAKLAKEREFYISVDTVKAKVAEETMKLGAHIINDISACAMDPNMLQTVADTKAAVVLNHIRGNFGTMQQDFKPYTNVVQEVREELLSQVKKLLDLGVEREKICIDPGIGFGKTAQDNIDLMKSTEEFLKDGYPVLIGTSRKSYIGKMPGLENSDRLIPTVTAGIVAVLGGASCIRVHDVKEAKESLLYLEALRNDSV is encoded by the coding sequence ATGTTCAAAGAAGTTCTGGATCATAGTCGCTCTCTCCCTTGGAAAATCGGCAACAAGGTTCTGCCTTGCAAGACCCCGCTGATCATGGGTATTGTGAATGTGACTCCGGACAGTTTTTTTGACGGCGGCAAGCACAACAAGCCTGACGCCGCTTACGAACATGCCATGATGCTTTTGGACCAGGGCGCCGAAATTCTAGACATCGGTGGCGAAAGCAGCCGTCCGGGAAGCGCCCCTGTCAACCTGCAAGAAGAACTGGACCGAGTCTGCCCCGTGGTAGAACGCCTGGCCAAGCTCGCCAAAGAACGCGAATTCTACATCTCGGTCGATACGGTCAAAGCCAAGGTCGCCGAAGAAACCATGAAGCTCGGCGCGCACATCATCAACGACATTAGCGCCTGCGCCATGGACCCGAACATGCTCCAGACCGTCGCAGACACCAAGGCAGCCGTTGTGCTGAACCACATTCGCGGAAATTTTGGCACCATGCAACAGGACTTCAAGCCGTACACGAACGTAGTACAGGAAGTCCGCGAAGAACTCTTGTCGCAGGTAAAAAAGCTTTTGGACCTCGGCGTCGAACGCGAAAAGATTTGCATCGATCCGGGTATTGGATTCGGAAAAACGGCGCAGGACAACATCGATTTGATGAAATCCACCGAAGAATTCCTGAAAGACGGCTACCCCGTTCTCATCGGGACCTCGCGCAAGTCCTATATTGGTAAAATGCCCGGCCTCGAAAACAGCGACCGCCTGATTCCGACCGTTACGGCAGGAATCGTTGCCGTACTCGGTGGCGCCAGCTGCATTCGCGTGCATGACGTGAAAGAGGCCAAGGAATCCTTGTTGTATTTGGAGGCGTTAAGAAATGATTCTGTTTAA
- a CDS encoding SUMF1/EgtB/PvdO family nonheme iron enzyme, protein MSNNETEDQVKSRRKKKNIAILVLMFLLLVTLFIVQCHLDQIKQDALAKEQETALEMQRRHTLDSLRALEQARADSSRIADSLRIADSLAALQNNVNRDSIRHVRDSLNRIKDSLAAIDKARADSLQRIADSLAVIEKAKADSLEKKRIQDSIRAADQVPPVAEIAPPAGRYYDPIKLKVKCEEIKCKTFLSIGDTLHAQEAGKAIEYNKTGSVFFYAEDSVGNRSAWEEAKYDMASDNICGKNAYPVPLGGKTVCVDAYEYPNKADELPRDMVSQEQAASLCQQEGKHLCSLAEWQAACKSKDNTRYSYGDSYKQNKCNTNTKAAKRSGRKEQCRSWYGMYDMNGNLWEWTSTTSKDHPNMYLVAGGAWNTNNESKCTDNKFSFYPQNQYPNVGFRCCK, encoded by the coding sequence ATGAGTAATAACGAAACAGAAGATCAGGTAAAATCTCGCCGCAAAAAGAAGAACATCGCAATTCTCGTATTGATGTTCCTCTTGCTGGTGACCCTTTTTATTGTGCAATGCCACTTGGACCAGATTAAGCAAGATGCCCTGGCCAAGGAACAAGAGACCGCTCTTGAGATGCAGCGTCGCCACACACTCGATAGCCTGCGTGCTCTGGAACAAGCCCGTGCCGACAGCTCTCGCATTGCCGATAGCCTACGCATTGCAGATTCCTTGGCTGCCCTCCAGAATAACGTGAACCGCGACAGCATTCGCCATGTACGCGACAGCCTGAATCGCATCAAGGACAGCCTTGCCGCTATCGACAAGGCCCGCGCCGACAGCCTGCAGCGCATCGCCGATTCTTTGGCCGTTATCGAAAAAGCCAAGGCCGACTCGCTCGAAAAGAAGCGCATTCAAGACAGCATCCGTGCTGCCGACCAGGTGCCACCGGTCGCTGAAATCGCACCGCCTGCAGGCCGCTACTACGATCCCATCAAGCTCAAAGTCAAGTGCGAAGAAATCAAGTGCAAGACATTCCTTTCGATTGGCGACACGCTCCACGCTCAAGAAGCAGGCAAAGCCATTGAATATAACAAGACTGGTTCTGTATTCTTCTACGCCGAAGACTCCGTGGGTAACCGCTCTGCCTGGGAAGAAGCCAAATACGACATGGCTAGCGACAACATTTGCGGCAAGAACGCCTACCCCGTTCCGCTCGGCGGCAAGACCGTTTGCGTAGACGCTTACGAATACCCGAACAAAGCCGACGAACTCCCCCGCGACATGGTGAGTCAGGAACAGGCCGCAAGCCTTTGCCAGCAAGAAGGCAAGCACCTTTGCAGCCTCGCCGAATGGCAAGCCGCTTGCAAGAGCAAGGACAATACTCGCTACAGCTACGGCGACAGCTACAAGCAGAACAAGTGCAACACCAACACGAAGGCTGCCAAGCGCAGTGGCCGTAAGGAACAGTGCCGCAGCTGGTACGGTATGTACGACATGAACGGAAACCTTTGGGAATGGACATCAACCACGAGCAAGGATCACCCGAACATGTACTTAGTCGCCGGCGGCGCCTGGAACACCAACAACGAAAGCAAATGCACCGACAACAAGTTCAGCTTCTATCCGCAGAACCAATACCCCAACGTCG